The following nucleotide sequence is from Malania oleifera isolate guangnan ecotype guangnan chromosome 4, ASM2987363v1, whole genome shotgun sequence.
GAAAGACAATGCTTGAATAAGGCAAGAAATCACGTTCCATTGGCAGCACAATAGAGTTGACTTGAGAATTAGCATCAGTGAACTCATCAGGGACGACCAACTCTATAATAAGAATGTTTGaaggactttggatgtcttcaaacacttCCCATTAccttgcttgtagtgtcttcaatTTGATTAACTTTGACATGATCACTAACCTCAGATTCTTTGTCCTGGTTCATTGGTAGAGcagatttaaaaatgatttttttcccattttaatgAAAGacgtgttctcatgtccttgagtcatacctaaatcatccaaccaaggagaaccaaggaggAGTAGatggccaatcttcataggtaggATATCACACCAAAAATTAGGcaaatattcacccatttggatGGGAATCAAACATCTTTTATAAACTTGTACAAtagagttatcaacccaagatAACACATAAGGTTTTGGGTGGGGTTCCGGATGAAGCTGCATTTGGGTGACTCCATTTATGGAAACCACATTCATTGGGCAttttccatcaatgatgattttgcaaaccttttctccacacttgagaaaggtgttgaaaagcttgaaattgtgcctAAAGTTTGGCAAATGGCATTCCTTTTTCCTACaatttgtcaccatgttgctgAATTTATCCATATACATGCTGCAGCTATATATCACAACCCTTAACACAAGCCTTACTCccaatttctaaaaaaaaaaaaaatctatcttTAATTTACTTTGATATTGATTGTCCTGCTGAAAGCTTTATATCAAATTATCATGGAGAAACTCAAAATATTGTGGCTGCAGGAAATTTGTCACGAGACAGGAAATGCAGAAGACCCTGGGAGACTTTCTCATGCGCGCTGGTGCGTGGGGCGTGTGAGTCGCCAGTGGGGAGATTTTGTTGATGAAATTTCAGGCGAATGCAGATCAATGGGTGGGGAGCGCAGTGGTGGTGGCATTGAAATGAGAAAAACACTAGACACTTGGGATTCTTGAAGGCTGATGGCTGGAGTATGTTTTGCCGGCACGTGGGGGTTCCTCCGGCGGTCAGACGGCGATGAAACTTGAGGAGAGGGGACACGACTGGAATTTCTGAAAAGTTTTGAAATTGCAGAACTGCTTTTCagttttctcttttttttttttgaactgaAATTTCAGAGTAGATAAGAATCAGATAGAGAGAATGATGGAAGGGAAATAGAGAGAGGAAAAGACAAGAAGGAAGAATgtagaagaaggagaaggagaagaagagagaaagacaatAGGGAAGGGAGGGTTAGTACAGAGCAGAAAGTGAGAGAACAAAGGCAGAGCTGAAAACTagagaacaagaagagaagaaagaagaagcaacAGCAGAGAGGGAGGATGAAATTACAGAACAGAGGAGGAGAAGGAaacaagaagagaaggagaagaagcagcagcagaggGAGATAGAAGTTGCAGAacagttgggggggggggggggggtgggggggggggtgaggaagaagagaagcagagggggaagaagaagattgaaaggaaaagatggaggaattgaaatggaagaaaaagagatCATGattgggctctaataccaaatgatgcaggagcagcatcaaggttctgctgccatgggagaatttagaagaaatagaaaagaggaaggaaagggaagggaggagagaggaaaTACCGGGAGGGACTCATGTTCAATCAACAATTCAAATTAATCAACAACTAACTTACAACAtgactttcacacactatttataagaaagcctaaacatataaaattatacacatacccctaaaactacatgaattacaaacaagCCCATACTTTACATAAATATTACAGAtgacccccaaatacacataatcctatactattTAATACTAAAAACAcgtaataaactactaacttaacccaacaattccttaacccaactCTTCTTAAATATTTTCCAGCAAGGATCTTCTCAAGGTTTTTCTTCTTGTTCTATATCAACCTTATTTCATGCACTTGTAAAGACCTTTGGTCCTTAAAGGTCTCCATACATCATGCAGAAACCTTCCCCCCACGATCAAGCCCCACCTTGAATCTGATATGTTTAGAGAATGCATCACCACCCTCCTCTCATTATGCCTTTCAAATGTCTTGCGCACTGTATACAATAATCCTGTGATCTCCCCATGCTTCCTGGCTGTTAGATCTTCATAGCAAATCCCTCGACGCCTCTTCATGGCAAATCTTCAAAGCTGCTTATCCAGTAGGGCTTGTTGAAAGTTAGAATAATTTTAACCCTCAGGAATTCCATTTCATTGGTTTACAAACTGTTTGCTGATCAACAAAATGATATCTATATTTAATCCCCTTGCCTACTTACAGGAAAACTCTCTCCATTTTTTTCCAGCCATTTTACCAGAGGCCTGGTTGGGATTATAAAAAAAGACAACTGGATGATGTAGGACAGATATTAGAACTTATATATGTAGATAGAATTGAGAGaatgagaagaagaaggagaagaagaagaggataagaagaagagaagaagaagaagagcatcagcagcagcagcagtgggGAGACAGAACATGAAGAGAAGAACAGAGAAGGAGAAGAATGGAACAGAACAGAGGTGAGAGACTGAATCAGAAGAGAgataagagaaggaagaagaagaagaagagcagaaCCTGCaagtgagagggagagagagagaaggagagggaaacTGCAATCTGATTCAGACAATAACTGTACAATAACTTACATGAACAGCACTTATACTACTAATACAACTAATACATATGTACAAATAGGAcccaactaaaaaaaaaaaaaggcatccTCGGGCCATAAGGCTCCCTGCTTCGCAAAGGGTAAGGGGAGGGTTGTCACAGTTTATGCAgcctataaaaataaaaatacataattacAAATACTAAAATAAGTCGATAAAAAATACAAAGAGGTCCTCCATACAGCTTTCCTAAACCTTCCTAAATCTACACCTAAAATACATGTGCGAATGGGCAGCCTTGGGGGTATAGGTGGTCCTCGATCACTAGATCAAGATTGAAAAAATGCTTTTGATTAGTGCAAACCCGTTGCCTTTGGAAAGATTTCTCTACCAATTCTCCGACCACTTTTTCATTCTTTCATTGGATCTCAAACTCCCAGCTTAAAACTGAGAGTAAACTCAGCGTTCTTGCCTAAATTGATTCTTGAACTTGAATCTGCCCTGAAGTTTATAAGTACACTCAAATACTAGAGTTTGATCTCCCTAATTTTGCAGAAAATGATAGTGTCCTCGACAAACAACAAATGGGAAGTTAAAAGTAGGTTTCTCTTCCTAATCACACTCCTCAAATGCCCTTATGCAATAGTATAATGACACTATGTTCTGACTCAAAAGCCAAACTCTATTGTCTGTGGGGGTGGGCATTCCTCCAATGTGCCACTGGGTCTTTCCTATTTTGGGAGATTTCACGTATGGGAGGCTCAGGGCGCAAAGGATAACCCTTCTAAACATGAGCCACAACTCAACATCTGTCGTGCTGATGCATCAGAAAGATCATCTAAGAAAAGTAGAATTAGAGGCCTAATGTTGGAAAAATTCCTGTGTGTTTTTTGTTGTATATGTTGTTGACCATTGAACACTGTGTGCCTTGGGCCTTGCACCACAAATTTGGACATCATATTGAGTTTGATTGTATGCCCCCATTCATGGGATCTGTTGGATGAAACTTGGgattttgttaaaatattaggAGAAATTCTTATGAAAACATATTCAACCATATCTTCTCTTAAGctcattattatattattttgagTACAATGAACTCGGTTTTTCTTATTTAGAATTAGTTGCTCCACAGATGGACTCCTTATGGAAATGCCAAGTGCCTCATCTGCAAGCAGCAAGTACACCAAGATGCCAAGTACTGTCACACCTGTGCTTACACCAAAGGTAATATTACTTGTTTGCATTTATTATATTGGTAGATTGTacattttcccccttttggcTACATGTTCTGAGTTGCTCTGCAATGCCCAGGTGTATGTGCAATGTGCGGAAAGCAAGTTCTGGACACCAAGCTTTACAAACAAAGTAATGTATAATACTAGTGAGATGTGCAGGTTTTCATTCTTTGGCACTCCTCTCTTTGCTTCTTGACATCTAGAAAATATGGCCTCCCTGTGTAACTGTGAGCTCATTTGTGACCGAGATTGTAATTATCAACAATCATGTTCTGTACTTGGTTTCTTTTTTTGTTAATGAAATTAATAGTCATAGCTCTTTGCAGTATCTTTTCCACTATATAtagtattaatttaaattagaaagtattcTTTAGTAATTTATAATTGAATGCTTTATTTCGATGATATGAGTGCAGAAATAAATGTTGATAAATAGGactatcatttttatttttgcttaaaAAAAGTGTCCAATGCTTTCAAGTTTACTTCTTGGAAAATGCATGTTACCCTTTAGGACAGTTGAGGTTGCCTCATCAAAACCTTAGAATTTTTAATAAGTTTGTCAATTTAAGTATATGAAAAATTGTATGaaatatataatcaaatttaatcAGGTATTTGGAAGGATAAAACTGAAGTCTATCCAAACCAGTCTGGTATCTCAATCCTGTTATCGAAATTTTTGAGGTTCATTCGAAACAAACAACTGTGTCCGATCACGATTGTTactggataaaaaaaaaaaaaaaaaaaaccaatgctTTGTCAGCCCTAAATGTGTAGTTGCAACTTGCAAGTTTAAAACCAAAGGAAACAAAGCTTTGATTGCAGTTGAAGTTAAACTACAGTAGAAACCATCCAAGCGTTACAGAAACCCACTAGACTACTTTCCAAATTTATGCAAACCTGAATCCCAAAGAAGGCAAAATGTTAAATGAGCTACATTGACTACAGAACTGTGAGCGGCAGGAGCTTTGCAGGCAGCTGGAGACTGGTAGGCAAGGAAGTTTTGATTCATGATCCACTTCATTGGGGGACTGTTTGCCGCCACAGTCAAAACTCAGCAATGAGGGCTAGGTGTGTCCTCAAAACAGACATAGGAAGGTTGAGGATTGGGGTTGATGTTGAGGGTTGGGGAGGAATTGAGAAAGACATGGGAATGCTTGTCTTGGGCTCATGGTGGTGACTTCAAAGTGGAGAGCATATGCATGATTGGCCTTTAAAGTCCTTAATTCACCCTCttatatcttttttattttcaaatgttATTAATTCAAGTGATTTCTGATATCTTTGCAGGGCTTTTTTAAAGAAACCAGATGCCGCATTAACCCTTTCCGATAGTAATAGATGTTATCTGAACTGGCTGAAGAATTGTCCAAAAATACAACTTACGACTCAAATAATTCTCTCTGTGTTAGTTATGCTATTATTTGGGTGTTCAGGATTTGAGGGAATGAAGAGGACTTTTCATGGTGAAAAGTACTCATTTGCTTTGTGATATAGTTGTGTTCTTAGCCTCACCTTGGGTTAGACTCAAATAATTCTCTCTCTGTTAGTTATGCTATTATT
It contains:
- the LOC131154550 gene encoding uncharacterized protein LOC131154550 isoform X1; amino-acid sequence: MVCEKCEKKLTKVIVPDKWKEGASNTNESGGRKINENKLLSKKNRWTPYGNAKCLICKQQVHQDAKYCHTCAYTKGVCAMCGKQVLDTKLYKQSNV